A stretch of the Chanos chanos chromosome 1, fChaCha1.1, whole genome shotgun sequence genome encodes the following:
- the cfap263 gene encoding cilia- and flagella-associated protein 263: MQMGHQRKPKSQTQGQEKPAVLTMEQRCHVAETEICEIQKDMENFKQSSERVMLNYKATMEEADIRLAEVKKARSNFEQDVVKPLQERKGPVKGTEKVMRFIEEQINAKKSKIQRLRLKNAELCKKSKKLQEQQQQQQELAKEVQEVDFQHLVIENKNCLEQIDKFNQDLLHLKQANPQQSLNTYKKTLQSLTSESKQLDSDIASRKKMLMRIEEELLQSEQERLQAEILNRKLRDKLATFQVPDVQQYISANASHRQLEESVRSWERKVQVAEVSRIFKIF; this comes from the exons ATGCAGATG GGCCACCAACGAAAGCCAAAGTCACAGACACAGGGTCAGGAAAAGCCAGCGGTGTTGACGATGGAACAGAGGTGTCACGTGGCTGAAACTGAAATATGTGAGATACAGAAAGACATGGAAAATTTCAAACAAAGCTCAGAGAGAGTGATGCTCAACTACAAG GCTACAATGGAAGAGGCCGACATCCGATTGGCGGAGGTAAAGAAAGCACGTTCAAACTTTGAGCAGGATGTGGTTAAGCCACTGCAGGAGAGGAAAGGTCCAGTGAAAGGGACTGAGAAGGTCATGCGCTTCATTGAGGAACAGATTAACGCTAAG AAATCAAAGATTCAGAGGCTCCGCCTAAAGAATGCAGAGCTGTGTAAAAAGTCTAAGAAGCTGCaggaacagcagcagcagcagcaggagttGGCCAAGGAGGTGCAAGAGGTGGACTTTCAGCATCTTGTTATCGAGAATAAAAATTGCCTGGAGCAAATAGACAAATTCAATCAGGACCTGCTTCACCTCAAACAGGCAAACCCGCAGCAAAGCCTGAATACGTACAAG AAGACACTCCAGAGCTTAACGAGTGAGTCTAAGCAGTTGGACAGTGACATTGCCTCGCGAAAGAAGATGCTGATGAGGATTGAGGAAGAGTTGCTGCAATCAGAGCAG GAGCGACTTCAAGCTGAAATTTTGAACAGGAAACTGCGGGACAAGCTGGCCACCTTTCAGGTGCCAGATGTGCAGCAGTATATCTCTGCCAACGCATCTCATCGCCAGTTAGAGGAGAGCGTCCGCTCCTGGGAACGAAAGGTGCAGGTTGCTGAGGTGAGCAGAATATTTAAGATCTTTTAA
- the znf319b gene encoding zinc finger protein 319: MTEAWQQHAVAPPPVVHTIPPGAENALGCAVYGIVLQPDPALQQQQQPQQQQPQHQHGQQHGQQQHPAQAQQPSLQVGSEGGHKCGACGHDISHLANPHEHQCMVSQDRSFQCTQCLKIFHQATDLLEHQCVQVEQKPFVCGVCKMGFSLLTSLAQHHNAHNSSNPMKCSICEKTYRPGSSGNATPTSSSNPQQPSNEGPTFVPSVPDRPYKCSVCSKGFRHLSELSRHERVHTGEKPFKCETCDKSFSQSSHLAHHQRTHSSERPYKCAVCEKSFKHRSHLVRHMYAHSGEHLFKCNLCELHFKESSELLHHQCQPQGARPFRCATCGKGFKRPSDLRQHERTHSEERPYHCEDCQMSFKQQYALERHRRTHNASADRPFKCNLCDKGFLQPSHLLYHQHVHGMDNLFKCASCGKGFSQSGELLRHKCGEASTSSTNPDKPYKCDVCGKAYKKATTLQRHQNSHCAEKPLKCSLCDRRFLSSSEFVQHRCDPSREKPLKCPDCEKRFKYSSDLQRHRRVHTGEKPFKCSSCDKGFKQREHLAKHQSVHARDAQFKCVWCGERFGDLGALQEHTVQHTAEGGAYSVPPLIH; this comes from the exons ATGACAGAGGCATGGCAGCAGCATGCTGTTGCCCCGCCCCCAGTGGTGCACACTATACCACCGGGGGCGGAAAATGCCCTCGGATGCGCCGTCTACGGCATCGTCCTCCAGCCGGATCCTGCcctgcagcagcaacagcagccgcagcagcagcagccgcaGCATCAGCACGGACAGCAGCACGGGCAGCAGCAGCATCCTGCGCAAGCCCAGCAGCCTTCACTGCAGGTGGGCAGCGAGGGTGGGCACAAGTGCGGGGCATGCGGGCACGACATCTCTCATCTGGCCAATCCGCACGAGCATCAGTGCATGGTGAGCCAAGATCGATCCTTCCAGTGCACCCAGTGTCTGAAGATCTTCCACCAGGCCACAGACCTGCTGGAGCACCAGTGTGTTCAGGTGGAGCAGAAGCCttttgtgtgtggggtgtgcAAGATGGGCTTCTCCTTGCTCACGTCCTTGGCACAGCATCACAATGCTCATAACAGCAGCAACCCCATGAAGTGTTCCATCTGCGAGAAGACCTACCGGCCAGGATCTTCGGGTAACGCCACGCCTACGTCCTCCTCCAATCCCCAACAGCCTTCCAACGAGGGG CCTACGTTCGTGCCCTCAGTACCCGACCGGCCGTACAAGTGCTCGGTCTGCTCGAAAGGTTTCCGTCACCTGTCAGAGCTGTCGCGTCACGAGCGAGTACACACAGGCGAAAAACCCTTCAAGTGCGAGACTTGTGACAAGAGCTTCAGCCAGTCTTCCCATTTGGCCCACCATCAACGCACTCACAGCTCCGAGAGACCGTACAAGTGCGCCGTGTGTGAGAAGAGCTTCAAGCACCGCTCGCATTTGGTACGTCACATGTACGCCCACTCGGGAGAGCACCTGTTCAAGTGCAACCTGTGCGAGCTTCACTTCAAGGAGTCGTCCGAGCTGCTCCACCATCAGTGCCAGCCGCAGGGCGCCCGTCCCTTTCGCTGCGCCACTTGCGGGAAGGGCTTCAAGCGCCCCTCTGACCTGCGGCAGCACGAGCGCACTCACTCAGAGGAGAGGCCCTACCACTGCGAGGACTGTCAGATGAGCTTCAAGCAGCAGTACGCTTTGGAGCGTCACCGTCGCACCCACAACGCGTCCGCCGACCGCCCGTTCAAGTGTAACCTGTGCGACAAGGGTTTCCTTCAGCCGTCCCACCTGCTTTATCATCAGCATGTACACGGCATGGACAACCTGTTCAAGTGCGCCTCCTGCGGGAAAGGCTTCAGCCAGTCCGGAGAGCTGCTCCGCCACAAGTGCGGAGAAGCTTCGACGAGCTCCACCAATCCCGACAAGCCCTACAAGTGTGACGTTTGCGGCAAAGCCTACAAGAAGGCCACCACGTTGCAGCGGCACCAGAATTCCCACTGCGCCGAGAAGCCTCTGAAGTGCTCGCTATGCGACCGACGCTTCCTGTCCTCCTCAGAGTTCGTGCAGCATCGCTGCGACCCCTCCCGCGAGAAACCTCTCAAGTGTCCCGACTGCGAGAAACGCTTCAAGTACTCTTCGGATCTTCAGCGTCACAGACGCGTCCACACCGGTGAGAAGCCCTTCAAGTGCTCCAGCTGCGACAAGGGCTTCAAGCAGCGGGAGCATCTGGCCAAGCACCAAAGTGTACATGCCCGGGATGCTCAGTTCAAGTGCGTGTGGTGCGGAGAGCGTTTCGGAGACCTGGGGGCGTTGCAGGAGCACACGGTCCAACACACAGCTGAGGGAGGGGCGTACTCTGTGCCGCCTTTGATTCATTGA
- the usb1 gene encoding U6 snRNA phosphodiesterase 1 isoform X2, translated as MIVNYSSSSSEEEEETDNLSLSHQRKRRSILNDSNSPPRKRDRSHNENSVDNEPDPGGKCVSTKTAPPRLPLPDSVLEMFRGSEETRPEDSTLHGGRIRSFEHERGNWATYVYFPYVPDDVFLDLLDEITAMAESHGVPLTRAEEFHVSLSQTVVLRHHWIQPFVQCLRTGLAQCRRTFLGMEISTGHAQLLDLVRAVDKTMEEFNLSTFYKEPSFHVSLAWCVGDYTEQILTTCLPKLQSLVDSHEDGRFQLQVNCTELRCKTGNKFFSFPLR; from the exons ATGATCGTTAATTACAGCAGCAGTAGCTccgaagaagaggaagaaaccGATAACTTATCATTGTCCCACCAAAGAAAGCGGCGTAGTATTCTTAACGACTCCAACTCACCTccaagaaaaagagacagatctcATAACGAAAATAG tgtcgACAATGAACCTGACCCTGGAGGCAAATGTGTATCAACAAAAACCGCCCCACCCCGCCTCCCTCTCCCTGATAGCGTGCTGGAGATGTTCAGAGGCTCAGAGGAGACGAGACCTGAGGACAGCACTCTGCACGGAGGACGCATCCGCTCCTTTGAACATGAGCGCGGAAACTGGGCAACATACGTGTACTTTCCAT ACGTCCCAGACGATGTATTCTTAGATCTGCTGGATGAAATAACGGCTATGGCTGAATCTCACGGGGTTCCTCTGACAAGGGCCGAGGAGTTCCACGTCAGCCTCTCACAAACAGTAGTACTGCGGCACCATTGGATTCAACCATTCGTGCAGTGTCTCAGGACAGGACTAGCACAATGCAGGCG GACTTTCCTTGGTATGGAAATATCCACTGGGCATGCACAGTTGCTCGATCTAGTGAGGGCAGTGGATAAAACCATGGAGGAGTTTAACCTCAGCACCTTTTATAAG GAACCTTCTTTCCACGTGAGCCTGGCGTGGTGTGTTGGTGACTATACTGAGCAAATTCTCACCACGTGTTTACCAAAGCTGCAG AGTCTTGTGGATTCTCATGAAGATGGACGTTTTCAGTTGCAGGTGAACTGCACGGAGCTCCGCTGCAAGACAGGAAACAAGTTTTTCTCATTCCCCCTGAGATGA
- the usb1 gene encoding U6 snRNA phosphodiesterase 1 isoform X1, with protein MIVNYSSSSSEEEEETDNLSLSHQRKRRSILNDSNSPPRKRDRSHNENSVDNEPDPGGKCVSTKTAPPRLPLPDSVLEMFRGSEETRPEDSTLHGGRIRSFEHERGNWATYVYFPYVPDDVFLDLLDEITAMAESHGVPLTRAEEFHVSLSQTVVLRHHWIQPFVQCLRTGLAQCRRCVCLAEKLRVYSNAEKTRTFLGMEISTGHAQLLDLVRAVDKTMEEFNLSTFYKEPSFHVSLAWCVGDYTEQILTTCLPKLQSLVDSHEDGRFQLQVNCTELRCKTGNKFFSFPLR; from the exons ATGATCGTTAATTACAGCAGCAGTAGCTccgaagaagaggaagaaaccGATAACTTATCATTGTCCCACCAAAGAAAGCGGCGTAGTATTCTTAACGACTCCAACTCACCTccaagaaaaagagacagatctcATAACGAAAATAG tgtcgACAATGAACCTGACCCTGGAGGCAAATGTGTATCAACAAAAACCGCCCCACCCCGCCTCCCTCTCCCTGATAGCGTGCTGGAGATGTTCAGAGGCTCAGAGGAGACGAGACCTGAGGACAGCACTCTGCACGGAGGACGCATCCGCTCCTTTGAACATGAGCGCGGAAACTGGGCAACATACGTGTACTTTCCAT ACGTCCCAGACGATGTATTCTTAGATCTGCTGGATGAAATAACGGCTATGGCTGAATCTCACGGGGTTCCTCTGACAAGGGCCGAGGAGTTCCACGTCAGCCTCTCACAAACAGTAGTACTGCGGCACCATTGGATTCAACCATTCGTGCAGTGTCTCAGGACAGGACTAGCACAATGCAGGCG gtgtgtttgtttggcagaGAAATTAAGGGTGTAttcaaatgctgaaaaaacCAG GACTTTCCTTGGTATGGAAATATCCACTGGGCATGCACAGTTGCTCGATCTAGTGAGGGCAGTGGATAAAACCATGGAGGAGTTTAACCTCAGCACCTTTTATAAG GAACCTTCTTTCCACGTGAGCCTGGCGTGGTGTGTTGGTGACTATACTGAGCAAATTCTCACCACGTGTTTACCAAAGCTGCAG AGTCTTGTGGATTCTCATGAAGATGGACGTTTTCAGTTGCAGGTGAACTGCACGGAGCTCCGCTGCAAGACAGGAAACAAGTTTTTCTCATTCCCCCTGAGATGA